The Garra rufa chromosome 8, GarRuf1.0, whole genome shotgun sequence genome has a segment encoding these proteins:
- the LOC141340170 gene encoding galactose-specific lectin nattectin-like, translating into MAMLRSLLLLFTVFSMGNAQVHVFETCPYGWINFGVRCYKFFSQTVNWVTAERNCQSLGGNLASVHSKIEQEFLLSLLPTSSIRVWFGTHDGNHEGQWLWTDGTPYDFAYFGPGQPDNRGGEHCGELNFSANRWNDALCLTLLPYLCAKSL; encoded by the exons aTGGCAATGCTGAGAAGTCTTCTGCTTCTTTTCACTGTGTTCTCCATGGGGAATGCACAAG TTCATGTATTTGAAACATGCCCCTATGGATGGATAAATTTTGGAGTCCGATGCTACAAGTTCTTCTCTCAGACAGTCAACTGGGTCACAGCAGAG AGGAACTGCCAGAGTTTGGGTGGAAATCTTGCATCTGTACACAGCAAAATAGAACAGGAGTTTCTCCTGAGTCTGTTGCCTACCTCTTCCATACGTGTTTGGTTTGGTACTCATGATGGTAACCAT GAAGGACAGTGGCTGTGGACTGATGGAACTCCGTATGACTTCGCCTACTTTGGCCCTGGACAACCTGACAATCGGGGTGGCGAGCACTGCGGAGAGCTGAACTTTAGCG CTAACCGTTGGAACGATGCACTCTGTCTAACCTTACTGCCTTATCTTTGTGCCAAAAGCCTGTGA
- the casq2 gene encoding calsequestrin-2, whose product MQTTWILLVASLSLSTLAGAEKGLEFPRYDGKDRVLDIDEKNYRKALKKYDMLCLFYHAPPPTAKELQKQLQMTELVLELAAQVLEEKDIGFGMVDSHKDAKVAKKLGLHEEGSVYVFKEDRVIEFDGLLAADTLVEFLLDLLEDPVEILDNALELRAFDRMEEDIKLIGFFKSRDSEHYLAFQEAAEQFQPFIKFFATFEKSVAKELTLKMNEVDFYEPFMEEPVTIPDKPHSEEELVAFISEHRRPTLRKLRAEDMFETWEDDLNGIHIVAFAEEEDPDGFEFLELLKEVARDNTHNPDLSIVWIDPDNFPLLIPYWEKTFKVDLFRPQIGVVNVTDADSVWLDIPDDDELPSPEELENWIEDVLSGTVNTEDDDDDDDDDDDDDDDDDDDDDDDDDDDDDDDNDDDDDDDDDE is encoded by the exons ATGCAGACCACCTGGATCCTGCTGGTTGCCTCTCTGAGCCTCTCTACCCTGGCTGGTGCTGAGAAAGGCCTCGAATTCCCACGTTATGATGGCAAAGATCGTGTCCTGGACATAGATGAGAAGAACTACCGCAAAGCCCTGAAGAAATACGACATGCTGTGCCTCTTTTACCACGCTCCTCCACCAACTGCAAAAGAGCTGCAGAAACAGTTGCAAATGACTGAATTAGTGCTAGAG TTAGCTGCCCAAGTCTTGGAGGAAAAGGATATTGGCTTTGGAATGGTTGACTCGCATAAAGACGCTAAGGTTGCAAAGAAACTAG GTTTACATGAGGAGGGAAGCGTCTATGTCTTTAAAGAGGACCGTGTGATTGAATTTGATGGACTGCTTGCTGCAGACACCCTTGTGGAATTCCTTCTGGAT CTGTTAGAGGATCCAGTTGAGATCCTTGACAATGCTCTGGAGTTGCGGGCTTTTGACCGTATGGAAGAAGACATCAAACTCATTGGTTTCTTCAAGAGTCGTGACTCTGAAC ATTATCTTGCTTTCCAAGAGGCAGCTGAACAGTTTCAGCCTTTTATAAAATTTTTCGCCACCTTTGAAAAATCT GTTGCAAAAGAGCTGACTCTGAAGATGAATGAGGTGGACTTCTATGAACCCTTCATGGAGGAACCAGTCACCATTCCAGACAAACCACACTCAGAGGAAGAGCTGGTGGCCTTCATATCCGAACACAGGAG ACCAACTCTAAGAAAGCTCAGAGCAGAAGACATGTTTGAGACCTGG GAGGATGATTTGAATGGAATCCACATTGTAGCCTTTGCAGAAGAAGAGGACCCTG ATGGTTTTGAATTCTTGGAGCTTTTGAAGGAGGTGGCCAGAGACAACACACACAATCCAGACTTGAGTATTGTGTGGATCGACCCAGACAACTTCCCACTG CTCATTCCTTACTGGGAGAAGACCTTTAAGGTTGACCTCTTCAGACCACAGATTGGTGTAGTTAATGTTACAGAT GCGGACAGTGTCTGGTTGGACATACCTGATGATGATGAGTTACCGTCACCTGAAGAGTTGGAAAACTGGATAGAAGATGTGCTCTCTGGAACAGTGAACACAGAAGATGATGATGACGATGAcgatgatgatgacgatgatgatgatgatgatgacgatgacGACGACGACGAcgatgatgatgacgatgatgatgaCAATGACGATGATgacgacgatgatgatgatgaatga